A part of Halobacillus shinanisalinarum genomic DNA contains:
- a CDS encoding DeoR/GlpR family DNA-binding transcription regulator, translating to MLTPERHRLILEMVHAHHTVKIRQLVERTTSSESTIRRDLDQLEQLGKLKRVHGGASIRQRTSEEPSMGEKTTKHQQEKAMIASLASSLVRQGDCIFIDAGSTTYEMISYLSGKDITVVTNGLTHLDALTDYSIDTYVLGGYVKQRTRAVVGTGALKNLEQYRFDQCFLGVNGITLEDGFTTPDPEEAAIKSMALSLSQKRFVLADHSKFEEVAFSKIAELEEANIITNYQGLLYTSYNEKTSLKVVTT from the coding sequence TTGTTAACTCCCGAACGACATCGATTAATACTCGAAATGGTACATGCTCATCATACAGTGAAAATAAGGCAACTTGTTGAACGCACAACTTCTTCCGAATCAACAATCAGACGTGATTTGGATCAGTTAGAACAATTAGGGAAACTTAAACGGGTACATGGCGGTGCTTCCATAAGACAGAGAACAAGCGAAGAACCTAGTATGGGCGAGAAAACAACAAAGCATCAACAGGAAAAGGCCATGATTGCAAGCTTAGCCTCGTCTCTTGTTAGGCAAGGGGACTGCATTTTCATCGATGCCGGCTCAACAACTTATGAAATGATCTCATATTTATCCGGCAAAGATATCACGGTCGTAACGAATGGTCTAACTCATTTAGATGCACTGACAGATTACTCCATTGATACGTATGTGCTCGGAGGCTATGTCAAACAAAGGACGAGGGCTGTTGTTGGTACAGGTGCCCTTAAAAACTTAGAACAATACCGATTCGACCAGTGCTTTCTAGGAGTGAACGGCATTACCCTTGAAGATGGCTTTACAACACCAGATCCGGAAGAAGCTGCGATTAAGAGCATGGCCTTATCCCTTTCTCAAAAAAGGTTTGTTCTTGCTGACCATTCTAAATTCGAGGAAGTAGCGTTTTCAAAAATTGCCGAATTAGAAGAAGCCAATATTATTACTAATTATCAAGGGCTTTTATATACATCTTACAATGAAAAAACTAGCTTAAAGGTTGTGACAACATGA
- the pfkB gene encoding 1-phosphofructokinase, which yields MIYTCTLNPSIDYVMHVDDFNLGELNRADRTLYYPGGKGINVSRVMARLTVQSVALGYLGNFTGQFITNFLDEEGVKHSFVDTGQYTRINVKLKGDKESEINGPGPKVSRSQLDELLTQIKQLKTDDILILAGNVPSSLPKDFYLKIADLCIANGISLVVDTSGQALTQLIGKSIFLLKPNNHELGELFNTTITTKEAAAHYAQKLVQQGAKHVIVSMGGEGAIYVNEHQQLFATAPQGEVRNSVGAGDSVVAGFISALTLNKQLEEAFRYGVAAGSATAFQDDLCQQSDVDELVNRITITPLFKEGKVNENY from the coding sequence ATGATCTACACTTGTACACTGAACCCTTCCATTGACTATGTCATGCACGTGGATGACTTCAATTTAGGTGAACTGAATCGTGCAGATAGGACCTTATATTACCCTGGGGGGAAAGGAATTAACGTTTCTCGAGTCATGGCAAGACTTACCGTTCAATCCGTTGCCCTAGGCTACCTCGGTAATTTTACAGGTCAATTCATTACCAACTTTTTAGATGAAGAAGGGGTAAAGCACAGCTTCGTTGACACAGGTCAATATACACGGATCAATGTAAAACTAAAGGGTGACAAGGAATCTGAAATAAACGGTCCCGGTCCAAAAGTATCAAGAAGTCAACTTGATGAATTACTTACACAAATCAAACAACTTAAAACCGATGATATTCTCATCCTGGCTGGAAATGTTCCCTCATCTTTACCAAAAGATTTCTATTTAAAAATAGCCGACTTATGCATAGCAAACGGAATTTCACTTGTCGTAGACACTTCAGGTCAAGCTTTAACACAGCTTATCGGAAAATCGATATTCTTACTAAAACCAAACAATCATGAGCTTGGTGAGCTGTTTAATACAACAATCACAACAAAAGAAGCAGCAGCCCATTATGCCCAAAAGCTTGTTCAACAGGGGGCCAAGCATGTCATCGTCTCGATGGGCGGTGAAGGAGCGATTTATGTAAACGAACATCAGCAATTGTTTGCAACTGCCCCTCAAGGTGAGGTTAGAAATTCAGTAGGAGCAGGTGATTCTGTTGTCGCAGGTTTCATTTCCGCGCTTACTTTAAACAAACAGCTGGAAGAAGCGTTTAGATACGGAGTTGCTGCGGGAAGTGCCACGGCTTTTCAGGATGATTTATGCCAGCAATCGGACGTAGATGAACTGGTTAACCGCATTACAATTACTCCACTATTCAAGGAGGGAAAAGTCAATGAAAATTACTGA
- the secG gene encoding preprotein translocase subunit SecG, which translates to METLAITLLAIDTIALIVLVLLQSGKSAGLSGAISGGAEQLFGKQKARGIDAVLHRATVITGVLFFVLAFLATYILG; encoded by the coding sequence ATGGAAACACTTGCAATTACTTTACTAGCCATTGATACGATTGCACTAATTGTTCTTGTGCTATTACAATCAGGGAAAAGTGCTGGTTTATCTGGAGCGATCTCTGGAGGAGCTGAGCAGTTGTTTGGTAAGCAAAAAGCCCGCGGTATCGATGCCGTTCTACATCGGGCAACAGTCATAACGGGAGTACTTTTCTTTGTACTTGCATTCTTAGCCACCTACATTTTAGGATAA
- a CDS encoding alpha/beta hydrolase, whose protein sequence is MKIKQPEPFTFEGGERAVLLLHGFTGHSADVRMLGRFLQKQGYTSHAPIYRGHGKELEALIDVTPEQWWADVQEAINHLRELGYEKIAVAGLSLGGVLGLKLAYSEAIKGIVTMCAPMFFDNETQLTQGFQFKAKQYKQLEGKDKETIEKEVQQLLNESEGMFKQLGEFITTVHDEVDQIYTPAFVVQAEQDEMINTESASYIYEQIESDQKDIKWYKNSGHVITMDKEKEQLHEDILAFLESLDWS, encoded by the coding sequence ATGAAAATAAAACAACCAGAACCATTCACATTTGAAGGAGGAGAGCGGGCGGTACTCTTGCTCCACGGTTTTACAGGACATTCTGCGGATGTTCGTATGTTAGGCCGCTTTCTACAAAAGCAAGGGTATACGAGCCATGCTCCGATTTATCGCGGCCATGGAAAAGAACTCGAAGCATTGATCGATGTAACACCTGAACAATGGTGGGCAGATGTTCAAGAAGCGATCAATCACTTACGTGAGCTGGGCTATGAAAAAATTGCAGTAGCCGGACTCTCGCTCGGTGGGGTTCTTGGACTGAAACTTGCATACTCAGAGGCAATTAAGGGTATTGTGACGATGTGTGCCCCGATGTTTTTTGATAATGAAACACAATTGACACAAGGTTTTCAATTCAAAGCTAAACAATACAAGCAGCTTGAAGGTAAAGATAAAGAGACGATAGAAAAGGAAGTACAACAATTATTAAATGAATCAGAAGGTATGTTTAAGCAGCTTGGTGAATTTATTACAACCGTTCATGATGAAGTCGATCAAATTTACACGCCTGCTTTCGTCGTTCAGGCAGAACAAGATGAAATGATTAACACGGAAAGTGCGAGTTATATTTATGAGCAAATTGAGTCCGATCAGAAAGATATCAAATGGTACAAAAACTCTGGCCACGTGATCACAATGGATAAGGAAAAAGAACAGCTTCACGAGGACATCCTCGCTTTTCTCGAATCCCTTGATTGGTCCTAA
- the smpB gene encoding SsrA-binding protein SmpB, giving the protein MPRGNGKTIAQNKKAGHDFFIEETYEAGIVLQGTEIKSIRASRVNLKDSFARIRNGEIYLHNLHISPYEQGNIYNHDPTRSRKLLLHRKQINQLIGQTQQKGFSLVPLKIYIKNGVAKVLIGLGRGKKKYDKREDLKRKQVNREIDRAIKESLK; this is encoded by the coding sequence ATGCCAAGAGGAAACGGGAAAACGATCGCACAAAATAAAAAAGCAGGTCATGACTTTTTTATAGAAGAAACGTATGAAGCGGGAATCGTACTACAAGGAACTGAAATCAAATCAATCCGGGCAAGTCGGGTCAATTTAAAGGATAGCTTTGCGCGAATTCGAAACGGGGAAATTTACTTGCACAATTTGCATATCTCCCCCTATGAACAAGGAAATATCTATAACCACGATCCTACAAGAAGCCGTAAGCTGCTGCTTCACCGCAAACAAATCAATCAGCTGATTGGGCAAACTCAGCAAAAAGGATTTTCTCTTGTACCGCTTAAGATTTATATTAAAAACGGTGTAGCCAAGGTACTAATCGGTCTTGGAAGAGGGAAGAAGAAATATGATAAACGGGAAGACCTTAAGCGTAAGCAGGTCAACCGCGAAATTGACCGTGCGATAAAAGAGAGTTTAAAATAA
- the rnr gene encoding ribonuclease R codes for MNTELKQQIREYFNETASKPLSVQELEDALELTDTNEFKDLMKALNSLEEEGELVRTRKNRFGLPEKMNLIRGKIQMHAKGFAFLIPEDDDKDDVYIHHSDLHSAMNNDKVLVRVEKRDENGQRPEGTVIRIVERATTRVVGTYESSRNFGFVVADDKRIPNDIFIPKGQTNGAADGHKVIASITKFPEERMSAEGEIVEILGHKNDPGIDIISIIHKHGIKTEFPGEVLEQAGEAPDQISEDEIKNRRDLRDEMIVTIDGADAKDLDDAVTVKQLDNGNYKLGVHIADVTYYVEGNSPIDKEARERATSVYLVDRVIPMIPHRLSNGICSLNPQVDRLTLSCEMEINDRGDVVGHEIFQSVIKTNERMTYRDVNSILEDNDEALIERYKDLVPMFREMEGLAAILRNKRFGRGAIDFDFKEAGVIVDEEGKAVDVKLRERSVAERLIEEFMLAANETVAEHFHWMDVPFIHRVHEDPDESKLQNFFEFVANLGFAVKGTADNIHPQALQKVLEEVKETHEEMIISKLMLRSMQQAKYDPQSLGHFGLSTEFYTHFTSPIRRYPDLIVHRLIRTYLVEDRLDYKTRKHWKDQLPEIAKHSSEMERAAVDAERETDDLKKAEYMEDKIGEEFDGVVSSVTSFGLFVELPNTVEGLVHVSTLTDDYYNFQEKQFAMIGERTGNIFRIGDEIRIKVVNVNLDERVVDFEVVGMKPRKERERKARPKQIQTEAPDKKKNKKKNKQKGNKPFFRNKGVPKKGRKKKK; via the coding sequence ATGAATACAGAACTAAAACAACAGATACGTGAATATTTTAACGAAACGGCCTCAAAGCCGTTATCTGTGCAGGAGCTAGAGGATGCCCTGGAACTTACGGATACAAATGAATTTAAAGATCTTATGAAAGCTTTAAATTCTCTTGAGGAAGAAGGGGAACTTGTCCGAACGAGAAAGAATCGTTTTGGGCTGCCTGAAAAAATGAACCTCATACGCGGCAAAATTCAAATGCATGCGAAGGGGTTTGCGTTCTTAATCCCTGAGGATGATGACAAGGATGATGTGTACATACATCACTCTGATTTACATTCAGCCATGAACAACGATAAAGTTCTCGTCCGGGTAGAAAAGCGAGATGAAAACGGACAGCGCCCTGAGGGAACAGTGATTCGAATTGTTGAACGTGCGACCACACGAGTCGTAGGGACGTATGAATCAAGCCGGAATTTTGGCTTTGTCGTTGCGGATGATAAACGTATTCCAAATGATATATTCATTCCAAAAGGACAAACAAATGGGGCAGCAGATGGGCATAAGGTTATTGCATCGATTACCAAGTTCCCTGAAGAGCGAATGAGTGCAGAAGGGGAAATCGTTGAAATTCTTGGTCATAAAAATGATCCGGGAATTGACATTATTTCGATTATTCATAAACACGGAATTAAAACAGAATTTCCTGGGGAAGTACTTGAACAGGCAGGGGAAGCACCAGATCAAATTTCAGAGGATGAAATTAAGAACCGCCGGGATCTCCGTGATGAAATGATCGTCACGATCGATGGGGCTGACGCCAAAGACTTAGATGATGCTGTAACTGTAAAACAGCTTGATAATGGAAATTATAAATTAGGGGTACACATTGCCGATGTTACCTACTATGTCGAGGGAAATTCCCCGATTGATAAGGAAGCTCGCGAGCGCGCAACAAGTGTCTATTTAGTTGATCGGGTTATTCCAATGATTCCGCATCGGTTATCAAACGGAATTTGTTCACTGAACCCGCAAGTAGATCGTCTAACTCTGTCGTGTGAGATGGAAATCAACGACCGCGGGGACGTCGTAGGTCATGAAATTTTTCAAAGTGTAATTAAAACGAATGAACGAATGACATATAGGGATGTTAATTCGATTTTAGAAGATAATGACGAAGCATTAATTGAGCGGTATAAAGATCTTGTACCCATGTTCCGTGAGATGGAAGGATTGGCAGCGATCCTTCGTAACAAACGTTTCGGCCGCGGGGCAATTGATTTTGACTTTAAAGAAGCTGGCGTTATTGTAGATGAAGAGGGTAAAGCTGTAGATGTCAAACTGCGTGAGCGATCGGTAGCAGAACGCCTAATCGAAGAGTTCATGCTGGCAGCCAACGAAACTGTCGCTGAGCACTTCCACTGGATGGACGTGCCGTTTATCCATCGTGTTCACGAAGATCCAGACGAGTCAAAACTACAAAATTTCTTTGAATTTGTAGCTAATTTAGGTTTTGCTGTGAAGGGGACTGCTGATAATATTCATCCCCAAGCACTACAAAAGGTGCTTGAAGAAGTAAAAGAGACGCATGAGGAAATGATTATTTCAAAACTCATGCTTCGCTCTATGCAACAAGCAAAATACGATCCGCAAAGTCTCGGTCACTTCGGCTTATCAACGGAGTTCTATACTCATTTCACTTCACCGATCCGTCGTTACCCTGACTTAATTGTACACCGTTTAATTCGTACCTATCTGGTGGAAGACCGACTGGATTATAAAACTCGAAAGCATTGGAAGGATCAGCTGCCTGAAATAGCCAAACATTCTTCAGAGATGGAAAGAGCCGCAGTAGATGCTGAACGTGAAACAGATGACCTGAAAAAGGCCGAATATATGGAAGATAAGATAGGTGAAGAGTTTGATGGTGTAGTTAGCTCAGTGACGAGCTTTGGATTATTTGTGGAACTGCCGAATACAGTTGAGGGACTCGTCCATGTAAGTACGCTGACAGATGACTATTATAACTTCCAAGAGAAACAATTTGCTATGATTGGGGAACGGACGGGCAACATCTTCAGAATTGGTGATGAAATTAGAATAAAAGTCGTTAATGTAAACTTGGATGAGCGGGTAGTAGACTTTGAAGTAGTTGGAATGAAGCCAAGAAAAGAACGAGAACGTAAAGCTCGTCCTAAGCAAATACAGACAGAAGCACCTGATAAGAAAAAAAATAAGAAAAAGAATAAACAAAAAGGGAACAAGCCATTCTTTCGCAACAAAGGAGTGCCAAAAAAAGGCCGCAAGAAGAAAAAGTAA
- a CDS encoding GNAT family N-acetyltransferase: MEPQVMDVKKLTLQDLTAFEQMNTGIDDDYIIRIYDRLIASNTQELFGLFQDTKLVSIGGYSLFGNKKFAMIGRLRSDRRYQSRGYSTELLIQVMEELNSLSHVKWIGANTHVHNLPTRRVLEKIGLKSGPIIHYLTLTAPDLLKEHMPGPVWEEVHDVTQKRSLLLNLSDNELGLFPYECYYSFPYDKAFFTDGYLEDASMYVNPGQTRVVLIKNDQKKYQYSHIKYFWNDHYEQPGLFETILDHWRKNPDNYGCWIDFSNQGFKNIPDLAPYEVQDPWTLYGTWK, from the coding sequence ATGGAACCACAAGTTATGGATGTGAAAAAATTAACCCTCCAAGATCTTACTGCATTTGAGCAAATGAATACTGGGATTGATGATGACTATATTATTCGAATTTATGACCGGTTAATAGCCTCAAATACTCAAGAGTTATTCGGGTTATTTCAAGATACAAAGCTGGTATCTATTGGAGGGTACAGCTTATTTGGCAATAAAAAATTCGCAATGATTGGACGATTGAGAAGTGATCGCAGGTATCAATCCAGAGGGTATTCCACAGAGCTTCTCATTCAAGTAATGGAGGAACTCAACTCCTTATCCCATGTTAAATGGATTGGAGCGAATACGCATGTCCATAATCTTCCGACTCGCAGGGTTCTTGAGAAGATAGGCTTAAAATCTGGTCCGATCATCCATTACTTGACACTGACAGCCCCCGATCTTTTAAAAGAACATATGCCTGGGCCTGTATGGGAAGAAGTGCACGATGTGACTCAAAAGCGTTCGCTTTTACTCAATCTTTCAGATAATGAGCTCGGATTATTCCCATATGAATGCTATTACTCTTTTCCATATGACAAGGCCTTTTTTACGGATGGATACTTAGAGGATGCAAGTATGTACGTGAATCCTGGTCAAACCAGGGTTGTTTTGATAAAGAATGATCAGAAAAAGTACCAGTATTCTCACATAAAATATTTCTGGAATGATCATTATGAGCAGCCAGGTTTGTTTGAGACCATTCTTGATCATTGGCGAAAAAATCCTGACAATTATGGCTGTTGGATTGACTTCTCTAATCAAGGGTTCAAGAACATCCCTGACTTGGCACCATATGAAGTTCAAGATCCTTGGACCCTTTATGGCACATGGAAATAA